The following coding sequences lie in one Arachis stenosperma cultivar V10309 chromosome 5, arast.V10309.gnm1.PFL2, whole genome shotgun sequence genomic window:
- the LOC130981522 gene encoding cytokinin hydroxylase: MEILVLLYGALALAILKLSFSWWVSPFKTHQKLKTCGFGGPLPSFPLGNIQEIKKKNTNRLNSSSTLNSSTTTHDIHATVFPYFSRWQNSHGKVFIYWLGTEPFLYIAEPEFLKKMSSEVVAKKWGKPNVFKNDRKPMFGNGLIMVEGNEWFHHRHVVAPSFSPINLKAMASMMKESTEQMMERWITQINSGNREIDVEKEIIATAGEIIATTSFGMKDQKAREICEKLRELQMILFKTTRYVGVPFGKWFNTKKTLEAWKLGKEIDKLLLHVITNRKNSSNKEKDKKEDLLGLLLEANRKVDGKLGKTLSTRQLVDECKTFFFAGHETTALAISWTLFLLAVHEDWQIQLRDEIREVVGDNREIDTNALSGLKKMKWVMNEAVRLYPPAPNVQRQVREDIKVDNNFTVPSGTNIWIDVVGMHHDPTLWGDDVNEFRPERFMDDVNGGCNHKMGYLPFGFGGRMCVGRSLSFMEYKIVLTLILSRFRFKLSQSYQHEPSIMLSLRPTHGIPLIVETLI, encoded by the exons ATGGAGATTTTAGTGCTACTATATGGTGCACTTGCCTTGGCAATCTTGAAATTAAGCTTTTCATGGTGGGTTTCACCCTTCAAAACACATCAAAAACTCAAAACATGTGGGTTTGGAGGGCCACTCCCAAGTTTCCCACTTGGAAACATTCAAGAGATTAAAAAGAAGAACACTAATAGACTcaattcttcttctactttaaaCTCATCAACCACCACCCATGATATACACGCCACCGTGTTCCCCTACTTTTCTCGGTGGCAGAATTCTCATG GGAAGGTGTTTATCTATTGGCTGGGTACAGAACCATTTTTGTACATTGCGGAGCCTGAGTTCTTGAAGAAAATGTCCTCAGAGGTTGTAGCAAAAAAATGGGGAAAACCGAATGTATTTAAAAATGATAGAAAACCCATGTTTGGGAATGGTTTAATTATGGTTGAAGGAAATGAATGGTTTCATCACCGCCATGTTGTCGCCCCTTCATTCTCTCCCATTAACTTGAAG GCAATGGCAAGCATGATGAAGGAGTCCACAGAGCAAATGATGGAGAGGTGGATTACCCAAATTAACTCCGGCAACCGCGAAATCGACGTCGAGAAGGAGATCATAGCGACAGCAGGAGAGATCATAGCAACAACAAGCTTTGGCATGAAAGACCAAAAAGCAAGGGAAATATGTGAAAAGTTAAGAGAATTACAAATGATACTTTTCAAGACAACAAGATATGTTGGTGTCCCATTTGGCAAATGGTTCAACACAAAGAAAACCCTAGAAGCATGGAAACTAGGGAAGGAGATTGACAAGCTCTTGTTGCATGTCATAACTAACCGAAAGAATTCAAGCAACaaagaaaaggataaaaaagaagatTTACTAGGGTTGTTGCTTGAGGCTAATAGAAAAGTTGATGGGAAATTAGGGAAGACATTGAGCACAAGACAACTTGTGGATGAGTGCAAGACTTTCTTCTTTGCTGGCCATGAAACAACAGCATTGGCTATTTCTTGGACTTTGTTTTTATTAGCTGTTCATGAAGATTGGCAAATCCAATTAAGAGATGAGATAAGAGAAGTGGTGGGTGATAATAGAGAGATTGACACTAATGCCCTTTCTGGCTTGAAAAAG ATGAAGTGGGTAATGAATGAAGCTGTGAGGCTTTATCCACCAGCACCAAATGTTCAAAGGCAAGTAAGAGAGGACATTAAAGTTGATAATAATTTCACAGTGCCAAGTGGAACCAACATATGGATTGATGTTGTGGGAATGCATCATGATCCAACTCTATGGGGAGATGATGTGAATGAGTTTAGGCCAGAGAGGTTCATGGATGATGTCAATGGTGGATGCAACCACAAGATGGGGTACTTGCCATTTGGATTTGGAGGGAGAATGTGTGTTGGTAGGAGCTTGTCATTCATGGAGTATAAGATTGTGTTAACCCTAATTCTCTCTAGGTTTAGGTTCAAACTCTCACAAAGTTATCAACATGAACCTTCTATCATGCTCTCCCTTAGGCCTACTCATGGAATTCCTCTCATAGTTGAAACCctaatttag